A window of the uncultured Fretibacterium sp. genome harbors these coding sequences:
- a CDS encoding GLUG motif-containing protein, translated as MKNLSLRSRRGALNIVMLFLLGVVLLANGGCGGSGKSENAAPPFAGGQGTQEDPYRIATAEQLAKIKDYRDKSFILISDIDLSSYGNWDPIGTFNMASDDPEKSEVAKSSLAFVGRFDGDGHTISNLTVNRPETVGVGLFGFVMGNAASPSIRNLTLSNADVKGACMVGGVVGVINGGITGIKLTGGNRVEGYMVGAVGGIAGMGYGAIENCSANASVTSNGKNMQGLGLICGGGKWLTVRACTAEGNVTAKGFGAFSVGGLVGCIQESPVMENCAVKATIDASDEKSFMVGGLTGHAGNYDKSSPTLIRNCSADVDITVSASSKRVGGLVGGNLFVSAFLEEHPGPSLYRITGCATSGSIKGNASQVGSIAGYGYDCSVTDCTSTLVWSGGAIKQVGLMHGAGDTPDPIGLDYYAGE; from the coding sequence AACGGAGGCTGCGGAGGGAGCGGAAAGAGCGAAAATGCGGCACCGCCCTTTGCGGGAGGGCAGGGGACGCAGGAGGACCCCTACCGGATCGCGACGGCGGAACAGCTCGCGAAGATCAAGGATTACCGGGACAAATCCTTCATCCTGATCTCGGACATCGACCTGTCGTCGTACGGCAACTGGGACCCGATCGGCACGTTCAACATGGCGAGCGACGACCCTGAAAAAAGTGAGGTCGCCAAATCCTCGCTTGCCTTCGTGGGCCGGTTCGACGGCGACGGGCACACGATCTCGAATCTGACCGTCAACCGCCCCGAGACCGTAGGCGTCGGGCTGTTCGGCTTCGTGATGGGCAATGCCGCTTCCCCGTCCATCCGGAACCTGACCCTCAGCAATGCGGACGTCAAAGGCGCCTGCATGGTTGGGGGCGTCGTCGGGGTGATCAACGGCGGGATAACCGGCATCAAGCTGACCGGCGGGAACAGGGTGGAAGGCTACATGGTCGGCGCCGTTGGCGGCATAGCGGGAATGGGGTACGGCGCCATCGAAAACTGCTCCGCCAACGCCAGCGTAACCTCCAACGGGAAGAACATGCAGGGGCTTGGCCTCATCTGCGGGGGCGGCAAGTGGCTGACCGTCCGCGCCTGCACGGCAGAGGGGAACGTCACGGCAAAGGGATTCGGGGCTTTTTCCGTAGGAGGGCTGGTCGGCTGCATCCAGGAATCGCCGGTCATGGAGAACTGCGCCGTAAAGGCGACCATCGATGCCTCGGACGAAAAGAGCTTCATGGTCGGCGGGTTGACGGGACACGCCGGCAATTACGACAAGAGCAGCCCCACCCTGATCCGGAACTGCTCTGCCGACGTCGACATCACGGTCTCGGCCTCGTCGAAGCGGGTCGGCGGGCTGGTCGGCGGAAACCTCTTCGTGTCGGCATTCCTGGAGGAGCACCCGGGCCCCTCGCTCTATCGCATAACCGGCTGCGCCACATCCGGCTCCATCAAGGGAAACGCGAGCCAAGTCGGGAGCATCGCCGGATACGGCTACGATTGCTCCGTCACGGACTGCACGAGCACGCTCGTCTGGAGCGGCGGGGCGATCAAACAGGTTGGCCTGATGCACGGTGCGGGGGATACGCCCGACCCCATCGGCCTGGATTATTATGCGGGCGAATGA